The DNA window CCCAGGGTATGGATGTGACATAAAGGAGGTCGTCACGCTCGGGATCATCTATGCCGGGGTTCTTTGCCGTGTCGTCCATGGCCGAGGCCGTTCTTTTCGCGAATTCATTATAACCCGCCGCGTATTCCACAAGGCAGAAGCTGAAGACCTCGTTTTCCATGAGCATTGTGAAAGAGGGATGAACCGCGTCATGCTCCACAACCTGTTTGCCCCGTATTCTCTGCCTGAGCTCCGGTACAGCGTTCGCGGCGGATGTGACCATATAGAGGATAGCTTTAAAGAAAGACAGACCGTCTTTTTTCACATATTCCCGCACTGCCCCCACATCAACATCCGCGCAAAGGCTGAAATGCGGATAATCCATTGCGCTGAAAAATTCAAAATGTTTTTTTCTTTTCCACTTATCAATGTCTATGTATTTCATCGCATCCTCCGACGCGAAATTAAACCATATCGGGACGGGCATTGCAATAGCCGCTCCCGCGCGCGACAGATGGCAGGCAGAGCTTACCGCTCCAGGCAAACGATAGCGATTTGAGTGCAAGCGCCGAGGACTGACTACGGAAACTCCTAAAGGCGAGGATGTCCGAGGCCGCCTTCGGCGGCCGAGTTCCGCAGCCGCTATACGGAAGTCCGAAGGCGATAAGCGTA is part of the Candidatus Omnitrophota bacterium genome and encodes:
- a CDS encoding chloramphenicol acetyltransferase; this encodes MPVPIWFNFASEDAMKYIDIDKWKRKKHFEFFSAMDYPHFSLCADVDVGAVREYVKKDGLSFFKAILYMVTSAANAVPELRQRIRGKQVVEHDAVHPSFTMLMENEVFSFCLVEYAAGYNEFAKRTASAMDDTAKNPGIDDPERDDLLYVTSIPWVSFTNITHPIHMHPADSVPRISLGKFQKRGEKLWMPLSLQAHHALVDGLHSGRFYKILQDKLNKPDEVLAG